Proteins found in one Alteromonas macleodii genomic segment:
- a CDS encoding MipA/OmpV family protein, protein MTLLKCLGSVSLSTLLVFSSIVSAQQSARPQQPQGWMWGFGVAASQDVYTDFDNRIVPIPIIGYTGEKLRVYGPFIGYELFREKGLTLDAQLVPVFAGYEEDDSAVFTGMEDRDFSYAAGVGLNYNAGSWVYSLSTNADILGKFDGYQASARIGKQFRVDNFMIEPSVGVTYQDSNYVDYYYGVRPEEATAFRNTYNGDSALNTEVRIAVSTRQFLGGMTRLEVGATFFDDSISDSPLTDDDTALSAMLVYTRFF, encoded by the coding sequence ATGACTCTATTAAAGTGTTTAGGCTCAGTAAGCCTGTCAACATTACTCGTGTTCTCCTCCATCGTTTCTGCACAGCAGTCAGCAAGACCACAACAGCCTCAAGGCTGGATGTGGGGTTTTGGTGTTGCCGCATCTCAAGACGTTTATACCGACTTTGATAACCGTATTGTGCCTATTCCTATTATTGGCTACACAGGTGAAAAGCTTAGGGTTTACGGGCCATTCATAGGTTACGAGTTATTTAGAGAAAAGGGCCTCACCCTTGATGCCCAACTTGTGCCGGTATTTGCAGGTTATGAAGAAGATGACAGCGCCGTGTTTACCGGCATGGAAGATAGAGACTTTAGCTATGCGGCTGGCGTTGGCCTAAACTATAATGCGGGCAGCTGGGTATATTCATTATCAACCAATGCGGATATTTTGGGTAAGTTCGACGGCTATCAAGCGTCTGCTCGAATAGGCAAACAGTTTAGAGTAGATAACTTCATGATAGAGCCATCAGTCGGCGTTACCTACCAAGACAGTAATTATGTCGACTACTATTACGGTGTACGTCCCGAGGAAGCTACTGCGTTTCGAAACACATATAACGGCGATAGCGCACTTAATACAGAAGTCCGCATTGCTGTTTCTACCCGCCAGTTTCTAGGCGGTATGACGCGTTTAGAGGTTGGCGCTACTTTCTTTGACGATAGCATTAGCGATAGCCCGCTAACCGACGATGACACTGCATTAAGTGCCATGCTGGTTTACACGCGCTTTTTCTAA